The following proteins are co-located in the Anas platyrhynchos isolate ZD024472 breed Pekin duck chromosome 1, IASCAAS_PekinDuck_T2T, whole genome shotgun sequence genome:
- the LOC101804173 gene encoding cathepsin E produces the protein MRVILLAVVYIPFAVAVERVPLIRFKSIKKQLKEKGELEEFWRDHHPDIFARRYLHCFPADITLSVGTASERLYDYMNAQYYGVVSVGTPPQRFTVVFDTGSSNFWVPSAYCISEACRVHQKFKSFLSDSYEHGGEAFSLQYGTGELLGIAAKDTLQISNISIKGQDFGESVFEPGTTFALAHFDGVLGLGYPSLAVGNALPVFDSIMNQKLVEEPVFSFYLKRGDDTENGGELILGGIDHSLYKGSIHWVPVTEKSYWQIHLNNIKIQGRVAFCSHGCEAIVDSGTSLITGPSSQIRKLQEYIGASPSHTGEYLVDCRRLSSLPHISFTIGHHEYKLTAEQYVVKESIDDQTFCMSGFQSLDITTRSGPLWILGDVFMSAFYCIFDRGNDRVGFAKAAHRNDYY, from the exons ATGAGGGTGATACTGCTGGCGGTGGTTTACATCCCCTTTGCCGTGGCCGTGGAACG AGTCCCGCTCATTCGATTCAAATCTATCAAGAAACAACttaaagaaaagggagaatTAGAAGAATTCTGGCGGGATCACCACCCCGATATTTTTGCTCGGAGGTACCTGCATTGCTTCCCTGCAGATATTACTCTATCAGTAGGAACCGCTTCAGAAAGGCTGTATGATTACATGAAT gcgcaGTATTATGGAGTTGTGAGCGTGGGCACGCCGCCTCAGAGGTTCACCGTGGTGTTTGACACTGGCTCGTCCAATTTTTGGGTCCCTTCTGCCTATTGCATCAGCGAAGCGTGCA GGGTGCACCAGAAATTCAAGTCCTTTCTGTCAGACTCGTATGAGCACGGCGGGGAAGCCTTCTCCTTGCAGTACGGCACCggagagctgctgggcatcGCTGCCAAGGACACGCTGCAG ATCAGTAACATCTCCATCAAGGGGCAGGACTTTGGCGAGTCCGTGTTTGAGCCAGGAACAACCTTTGCCCTTGCCCACTTCGATGGTGTGCTGGGCTTGGGATACCCCTCCTTAGCAGTGGGCAATGCTCTGCCCGTGTTTGACAGCATCATGAACCAGAAGCTGGTGGAGGAGCCGGTCTTCTCCTTCTATCTGAAAAG AGGAGATGACACTGAGAACGGCGGTGAGCTGATCCTGGGGGGGATAGACCACTCCCTCTACAAAGGCTCGATTCACTGGGTCCCTGTCACCGAGAAAAGCTACTGGCAAATACATCTTAAcaa tATCAAAATCCAGGGCCGGGTGGCATTTTGCTCCCACGGTTGTGAAGCCATCGTTGATTCAGGCACTTCTCTCATCACCGGCCCCTCTTCACAAATCAGGAAACTCCAGGAGTATATTGGGGCAAGTCCGTCACATACTGGAGAG TATCTTGTAGACTGCAGAAGACTGTCCAGCTTGCCCCACATCAGCTTCACCATCGGGCACCACGAGTACAAGCTGACAGCAGAGCAATACGTCGTGAAG GAGTCTATCGACGACCAAACCTTCTGCATGAGCGGCTTTCAGTCTCTTGACATCACCACTCGCTCTGGCCCGCTCTGGATTTTAGGAGATGTCTTTATGTCTGccttttactgcatttttgaCCGCGGGAATGACAGAGTGGGATTTGCAAAAGCTGCTCATAGGAATGATTATTACTGA